Proteins encoded together in one Anoxybacillus flavithermus window:
- a CDS encoding UPF0236 family transposase-like protein, with protein sequence MSHETIRQSIIEAEVEGHRAMEKKGRVFFIEADGLYVKRQRSRIKGKEEKIITIHQGWEKNGKRVSLVNRRYMVHQTNEPIWEAVENFPYE encoded by the coding sequence TCATCGAGGCAGAGGTGGAAGGGCACCGTGCGATGGAGAAAAAAGGGCGCGTGTTTTTTATCGAAGCAGACGGGTTGTACGTGAAACGTCAACGAAGCCGCATCAAAGGAAAAGAAGAAAAGATCATCACGATTCACCAAGGATGGGAGAAAAACGGGAAACGCGTATCCTTAGTGAATCGACGGTATATGGTTCATCAAACGAATGAACCGATTTGGGAAGCTGTAGAGAATTTTCCGTATGAGTAA